TATTTTCTCGGGGGAGTTTTGAGGGGGTGATGTCCAACCCCCTCAATTGAATTGGAGACTCCTCACTGCGTTCGGGGTGACAGAGGGAACGGAGGAGACCCCTCGCAAAGACGGCTCGGGGTGACGGCGTTGGGGTCATGCAGAGCAAAGCGAGGGACGACTTTGAAAAAGTTAAGTGGAACAAAACATGACTTCTCTTCAGTTTATGTTTCGGTAATGCAAAATAGACAACAAGGGTATCTTGATTTTTAATAAAATTTTTGTAAAATCACAGCGTTAAAATGAAAATTGGGATAACTTTTAACCTGAGAAAGACATTTTCTGAAAGGGACTCTGTATTTGACAGCCCTCAAACAATCGAGGATGTTAAATTAGCACTCGAATCTCTGGGACACAGGGTCAAACTTTACGAAGCCGACTCAGAAACACTTTTCTACCTGCTTAAAATCGACAAACCTCAAATCGTCTTTAATATGGCAGAAGGAAGATACGGGGTCTTTGGAGAATCCTTTGTGCCTGCTTTGCTTGACGAACTAAAAATTCCATACACAGGCTCGGGCGTTCAAGGAACGCTTGTTGCAGTCAATAAAGTCTTTACAAAACTCATCCTTCAAAGTGTGGGCATAAATGTGCCAAAACTATATCAGGTTATAAACTCCGTTAAAGACGAAATTGCACCTATTGATAAATTTCCTGTTATCGTAAAGCCCGTATTCGAAGGCGCAAGCATTGGAATTAAGTCAAAATCAATTTGCTACTCAAAGGACGAGGTTGATAAAGTAGTGTTAAAACTAAAAGAAAGACTTGTCAACCGTCCCATTATGATTGAAGAGTTTATTGATGGAACAGAAGTGACTGTAGGCGTTATGGGAAACTTTCCACCAAAGGCACTTCCTCCAATGGAAATTGACTTTTCTCCTTTAAACAAGCGTGAATTTAACGCTACAAATGGCATTCAAACTTTCACTTTTAAGACAAACTATTCAGAAAAAGCAAATTATTACTTGCCTGCAAGATTTACTGAAGAAGTAAACCTGAAAATTCAAGAAATGGCTATCAAGGCTTTTGAAATTTTACAACTTCGTGATATTGCACGCTTTGATGTGAGAGTTGACAAGAACTTTACGCCATATTTTATTGAAGTAAA
This genomic interval from Caldisericum sp. contains the following:
- a CDS encoding D-alanine--D-alanine ligase yields the protein MKIGITFNLRKTFSERDSVFDSPQTIEDVKLALESLGHRVKLYEADSETLFYLLKIDKPQIVFNMAEGRYGVFGESFVPALLDELKIPYTGSGVQGTLVAVNKVFTKLILQSVGINVPKLYQVINSVKDEIAPIDKFPVIVKPVFEGASIGIKSKSICYSKDEVDKVVLKLKERLVNRPIMIEEFIDGTEVTVGVMGNFPPKALPPMEIDFSPLNKREFNATNGIQTFTFKTNYSEKANYYLPARFTEEVNLKIQEMAIKAFEILQLRDIARFDVRVDKNFTPYFIEVNAIVGLEKEHSDFPRMYRMLGKDYRDLIKDILDYALERIKKNERVNY